Below is a window of Leisingera sp. S132 DNA.
TGTCCAAGCGTGACGTGCCTGTTGTGCAGGCCTGCGGTTTGATCTTTGCCGCCGTCTATATCGGCCTCAACATGATCGCCGATATCGTCGCCATCCTGAGCAACCCGCGCCTGAGGCATCCGAAATGAAGAATATCCCCATTTCCGCACTCATCGGGCTGTTCTTCACGGCCCTCTACTTCCTCGGCGCCATCTTTGCGCCACTGCTGGCCCCATATGGCGTCGGCGAAGTGGTCGGCGATGTGTGGGAGCCCTCCAGCGCAGACTACCTGCTGGGCACCGACAACATCGGCCGCGACCTTCTCAGCCGGATGATCTATGGCGGCCGCACCACTATCTTCATCGCCACCGCCGCGACGGTTTTGTCCTTCACCCTGGGCTCTGTCCTCGGCTTCTTTGCCGCAGTGATGGGCGGCTGGATTGACCAGGCGCTGTCGCGCTTTGTCGATCTGGTGATGTCGATCCCAACCCTGATCTTCGCCCTGGTGGTGCTGTCGGTTGCGCCGGTCACCATTCCGATGCTGATCCTGGTGATGGGCCTTCTGGACGCCACCCGCGTCTACCGTTTGGCCCGTGCCGTTGCGGTCGACATCGAGGTCATGGACTACGTCGAGGCAGCCCGCCTGCGCGGCGAGAAGACCGCCTGGATCATCTTCCGCGAGATCCTGCCCAACGCACTGTCCCCGCTGATCGCGGAGATGGGCCTGCGCTTCATCTTTGCGGTTCTGTTTGTCTCCACCCTGTCCTTCCTGGGTCTGGGCGTGCAGCCGCCAGAAGCTGACTGGGGCGGCATCGTGAAGGAAAACAAGGAAGGCATCGTCTACGGCATTCCTGCCGCGCTGATCCCGGCCTTTGCCATCGCCACCCTGGCGATCTCGGTCAACCTGGTGGCTGACTGGGTGCTGAACCGGACCACATCGCTGAAAGGAGGCCGCGGATGAGCGATACTCTGTTGAAAGTCCGCGACCTGAAAATCGGCGCGACCGTCTACCCGCCGGGCGAACGCCCCCGCGACATCGAGATCGTGCACGGGGTCAGCTTTGACCTCGCGCCCGGCAAGGTTTTGGGGCTGATCGGTGAATCCGGTGCCGGCAAATCCACCATCGGGCTGGCGTCGATGGCCTATGGCCGCGGCGGCGTGAAGATCACCGGCGGCGAGGTCTGGGTCAACGGCCGCGATGTCCTCAAGGGCAGCCACAAGGACATCCGCAAACTGCGCGGCGCCGAAGTGACTTATGTGTCGCAATCGGCGGCAGCTTCCTTCAACCCGGCCAAGAAAATCATGGACCAGGTGGTCGAGGCAGCGGTGGAGCAGAAGAAGTTCTCCCGCAAGGACGCCGAGGCCCGCGCCCGGGTGCTGTTTGCCAAGCTGGGCCTGCCGGATCCGGACAACATCGGCGAACGCTACCCGCACCAGGTGTCCGGCGGCCAGCTGCAGCGCTGCATGACCGCGCTGGCGCTGTGCCCGGAGCCGGATCTGGTGGTGTTCGACGAGCCGACAACCGCGCTCGACGTGACCACCCAGATCGACGTTCTGATGGCGATCAAGGAGGCGATCCGCGACACAGGCGTTGCCGCGCTCTACATCACCCACGACCTGGCGGTTGTGGCACAGGTGAGCGACGACATCATGGTTCTGCGGATGGGCAACACCGTCGAATACGGCCCTGTTGACCAGATCATCAACAACCCGCAGGAGGAGTACACCCAGGCGCTGGTCTCGGTCCGCTCCATCGAGCATGAGGAGAAGGCCCCCACCGCAGAGCCGGTGCTGAGCGTGCGCAACATCACCGCGCGCTACAAGGGCACCCAGTTCGACGTGCTGCATAATGTGAACGTCGATCTGTACCCCGGCCAGACGCTGGCGGTGGTGGGCGAATCCGGCTCTGGTAAATCCACCCTCGCCCGGGTGATCACCGGCTTGCTGCCGCCGCGTGAGGGCGAGATCGAATTTGCCGGCCGCACCCTCTCGCCTGACCTCAAGGGCCGTACCCGCGAGGACCTGCGCGAGTTGCAGATGATCTACCAGATGGCAGACGTGGCAATGAACCCGCGCCAGACCGTCGGCACCATCATCGGCCGCCCGCTGGAGTTCTACTTTGGCATGCGGGGCAAAGAGAAGCGTAAGCGGATCATCGAGCTGCTGGACGAGATCGAGCTGGGTGAGAAGTTCATGGACCGCTATCCGGCAGAGCTGTCCGGCGGCCAGAAGCAGCGTGTCTGCATCGCCCGTTCGCTGGCGGCCAAGCCCAAGATGATCATCTGCGACGAGGTCACTTCGGCGCTCGACCCGCTGGTGGCAGACGGCATCCTGAAGCTGCTCTTGGAACTGCAGAAGATCGAAGATGTGGCCTATCTGTTCATCACCCACGATCTGGCAACGGTGCGTGCCATCTCCGACAACATCGCAGTGATGTACCAGGGTAAGGTGCAGCGCTACGGTGGCAAGTCAAAGGTGCTGAGCCCGCCGTTTGACGATTACACTGACCTTCTGCTCAGTTCCGTCCCGGAGATGAAACTGGGGTGGCTGGAAGAAGTGATCGCACACCGCAAGATGGAAAGCGCCGGCAACTAAATCCACAAATGGATGCAAAGCCCCTGCTGTTTGCCAGCGGGGGCTTTTTCTTTTTCAAATATCACAGTTTTGTGATAGTTTATCGCAACAGGGGTAATGCAGCGAAATGCGCTGCGAAAAATATAAAAACTCTGAGCGTGGCTAAGGTGGGGCAAGCCAACCCGAATTACCGGGCAGTTTTGTTGCGACTGCAGGAAAAAGGGGAGGAACCTTCATGAAAGACTGGGCAATTCACGGCTTCGAGATCGCCAATTGCAACTGCGTCCCAGGGTGTCCCTGCCAGTTTTCGCAGCTCCCCAATGACGGCACTTGCGAAGCAATGCTGACCTTCCGCATCGATACCGGCCACTACGGGGACACCAAGCTGGACGGGCTGCACGCCGCGGCCATCTACAAATGGCCAGGCCCCATTCACGAGGGCAACGGCGAGATGCAGATCATCATCGACGACAGCGCCACGGCGGAGCAGAAATCCGCGGTGGAGGCGATCATGACCGGCCAGGACACCGAAGAGTTTGCAACGATGTTCTTTGTCTTCAATGCCATGTGCACAACCAGGCATGAGACCCTCAGCGCGCCGGTGTCGCTGAGTTTTGACGCGGAAACCGGCATTGGCCATGGCAAGGCAGGCAGTATCGGAGAAACCAGGGTCGAACCGATTGCACATATCGTGTCAGGGGCGCCGCATTCGGTCCAGATCAAGCTGCCCAATGGCTTTGAGTATTCCGAGGCCTCCGTCTGTCAGGGCACGACCCGGACGCCAGGGTCAGCCATCAGCCTGGACAAGAACAGCGGAACCCACGCCCACGTCGCCGAGCTGCACCTGACCGGCAGGGGCGTTGAGCGCGCGGCCTGACCTGCAATGGCCCTCCCGCAGCATATACCCGGCACAGCCGAATGCCTGGCCCGCAATGACCGGATGGTTGTTCTCGCGGCAGTTGCGTTCGTCGTGCTGCTCAGCGGGCTCTGCACTGTCTTTGGCGCGGGCATGGATATGACCGCGGTTGAGATGACCCGGATGGCGCGTCCCATCGGTGAGCCGATGGCGATGGGCGCAGGCACGCCGTGGACTGCGGGCTATGCGATGCTGATCTTTGTGATGTGGTGGGTGATGATGATCGCCATGATGACCCCCAGCGCGGCCCCGGTGCTGCTGCTGTTCACCGCCATCAAGAAATCCGGGTCCCGCGCCGGCCGCGCCCCGCTGCTCAGCCTGCTGTTCCTGAGCGGCTACCTGCTGGCCTGGGCCTTCTTCTCTGCTGCCGCCACCGCTTTGCAGTGGAGGCTGGAAACAATGGGCCTGTCCGACGGCCCCATGATGTCGCTCAGCAGCCGCACCCTTGGCGGTGCATTGCTGCTGGCGGCGGGCGCCTATCAGTTTACCCCCTACAAGCACGCCTGCCTCTCCCATTGCCGTTTGCCGGTTCAATTTCTGACCCGGCACAACCGCACAGGCCTGGCTGGTGCTGTACTGATGGGCGCCCACCACGGAACCTTCTGCCTTGGCTGCTGCTGGGCGCTGATGCTGCTGCTGTTTGCCGGCGGCATCATGAACCTCCACTGGATCGCCGGGCTGGCGCTGTTTGTGCTGGCCGAGAAGACCCTGCCCTGGCCCAGGTTCTTGACTGCAGGCTCCGGCGCTCTGCTGCTTCTTGCAGGCAGCTATGTGATTGTGACAGCCCCCTGAGACTGCCGCCGCGAACCGGCAATTCTGCAACGCCCCTGCGAAAATGCCCGTTTGCGGCCGATCCGCCGTTTTTTTGAATGGCAATTCAAGAAATGGGCGCAATGATACCCTCCCGAAGCCATCGCAAGGCAAAGGGATTCGGCGAATGGACAACAAACTCCTGCTCATCATTCTGGACGGTGTGCCCTGGCGCAATTTCCGCCGCCTGTTCGGGAACCTCGAAGGCTGGGTCGACAGCGGAGATGCCCGCGTCTGGAAACTGCGGGCGGTGCTGCCGTCGATTTCGGCCAGCTGCTATGCCTCGATCCACACCGGCGTCGCGCCCGCCATCCACGGCTGCACCGGCAATGCCAATGTGTTCCGGCTCAAAGAAAAAGACGTGTTCAGCCAGGTCCGCGAAGCCGGCGGCGTCACCGGGGCCGTGGCGCACAGCTACTGGTCGTCCTTCTTCAACCG
It encodes the following:
- a CDS encoding DUF1326 domain-containing protein → MKDWAIHGFEIANCNCVPGCPCQFSQLPNDGTCEAMLTFRIDTGHYGDTKLDGLHAAAIYKWPGPIHEGNGEMQIIIDDSATAEQKSAVEAIMTGQDTEEFATMFFVFNAMCTTRHETLSAPVSLSFDAETGIGHGKAGSIGETRVEPIAHIVSGAPHSVQIKLPNGFEYSEASVCQGTTRTPGSAISLDKNSGTHAHVAELHLTGRGVERAA
- a CDS encoding DUF2182 domain-containing protein, with amino-acid sequence MALPQHIPGTAECLARNDRMVVLAAVAFVVLLSGLCTVFGAGMDMTAVEMTRMARPIGEPMAMGAGTPWTAGYAMLIFVMWWVMMIAMMTPSAAPVLLLFTAIKKSGSRAGRAPLLSLLFLSGYLLAWAFFSAAATALQWRLETMGLSDGPMMSLSSRTLGGALLLAAGAYQFTPYKHACLSHCRLPVQFLTRHNRTGLAGAVLMGAHHGTFCLGCCWALMLLLFAGGIMNLHWIAGLALFVLAEKTLPWPRFLTAGSGALLLLAGSYVIVTAP
- a CDS encoding ABC transporter permease, producing the protein MKNIPISALIGLFFTALYFLGAIFAPLLAPYGVGEVVGDVWEPSSADYLLGTDNIGRDLLSRMIYGGRTTIFIATAATVLSFTLGSVLGFFAAVMGGWIDQALSRFVDLVMSIPTLIFALVVLSVAPVTIPMLILVMGLLDATRVYRLARAVAVDIEVMDYVEAARLRGEKTAWIIFREILPNALSPLIAEMGLRFIFAVLFVSTLSFLGLGVQPPEADWGGIVKENKEGIVYGIPAALIPAFAIATLAISVNLVADWVLNRTTSLKGGRG
- a CDS encoding ABC transporter ATP-binding protein, with protein sequence MSDTLLKVRDLKIGATVYPPGERPRDIEIVHGVSFDLAPGKVLGLIGESGAGKSTIGLASMAYGRGGVKITGGEVWVNGRDVLKGSHKDIRKLRGAEVTYVSQSAAASFNPAKKIMDQVVEAAVEQKKFSRKDAEARARVLFAKLGLPDPDNIGERYPHQVSGGQLQRCMTALALCPEPDLVVFDEPTTALDVTTQIDVLMAIKEAIRDTGVAALYITHDLAVVAQVSDDIMVLRMGNTVEYGPVDQIINNPQEEYTQALVSVRSIEHEEKAPTAEPVLSVRNITARYKGTQFDVLHNVNVDLYPGQTLAVVGESGSGKSTLARVITGLLPPREGEIEFAGRTLSPDLKGRTREDLRELQMIYQMADVAMNPRQTVGTIIGRPLEFYFGMRGKEKRKRIIELLDEIELGEKFMDRYPAELSGGQKQRVCIARSLAAKPKMIICDEVTSALDPLVADGILKLLLELQKIEDVAYLFITHDLATVRAISDNIAVMYQGKVQRYGGKSKVLSPPFDDYTDLLLSSVPEMKLGWLEEVIAHRKMESAGN